In Gallus gallus isolate bGalGal1 chromosome 6, bGalGal1.mat.broiler.GRCg7b, whole genome shotgun sequence, a single genomic region encodes these proteins:
- the ADRA2A gene encoding alpha-2A adrenergic receptor: MFNPERPFTERGHFFSSMEYQRQLEEEEGYPPSGANGTFNDSGAGLGWSMPYPLHTTVTLISLVGLLMLFTVFGNVLVIIAVFTSRALKAPQNLFLVSLASADILVATLVIPFSLANEVMGYWYFGKVWCEIYLALDVLFCTSSIVHLCAISLDRYWSITQAIEYNLKRTPRRIKCIIFIVWVISAVISFPPLISIEKKSGQQVDQWAAGCKINDEKWYIISSSIGSFFTPCLIMILVYVRIYQIAKRRTRVPLNKRPERPEKKQNGLADKEELPASAQLNGEKAAGAGDGQEGEVNGIDMEETSSSEHQENNQPKKSERPLRGKTKTKLSQIKPGDTLPRKTEEERNTKGSRWRGRQNREKRFTFVLAVVIGVFVICWFPFFFTYTLTAVCKSCSVPPTLFKFFFWFGYCNSSLNPVIYTIFNHDFRRAFKRILCRIERKRIV; encoded by the coding sequence ATGTTTAACCCGGAGCGCCCGTTCACGGAGAGGGGCCACTTCTTCTCCTCCATGGAGTACCAGcggcagctggaggaggaggagggctaCCCGCCTTCCGGCGCCAACGGGACTTTCAACGAcagcggggccgggctgggATGGAGCATGCCGTACCCCCTGCACACCACCGTCACCCTCATCAGCCTGGTGGGCTTGCTCATGCTCTTCACCGTCTTCGGCAACGTCCTGGTCATCATTGCTGTCTTCACCAGCCGGGCGCTCAAGGCCCCCCAGAACCTCTTCCTGGTGTCCTTAGCCTCGGCCGACATCCTGGTGGCCACGCTGGTCATCCCCTTCTCCCTGGCGAACGAGGTGATGGGCTACTGGTACTTCGGCAAAGTCTGGTGTGAGATCTACCTGGCCTTGGACGTGCTGTTCTGCACCTCCTCCATCGTGCATCTGTGCGCCATCAGCCTGGACCGCTACTGGTCCATCACACAAGCCATCGAGTACAACCTCAAGCGCACCCCGCGCCGCATCAAGTGCATCATCTTCATCGTCTGGGTCATCTCGGCCGTCATCTCCTTCCCGCCGCTCATCTCCATAGAGAAGAAGAGTGGGCAGCAGGTGGACCAGTGGGCGGCAGGGTGCAAGATCAATGACGAGAAGTGGTACATCATCTCGTCGAGCATCGGCTCCTTCTTCACCCCGTGTCTCATCATGATCCTGGTCTACGTGCGCATCTATCAGATAGCCAAGAGGCGAACCAGGGTCCCGCTGAACAAAAGGCCAGAGCGCCCGGAGAAAAAGCAGAACGGCCTGGCCGACAAGGAGGAACTGCCTGCCTCAGCCCAGCTCAATGGAGAGAAAGCGGCCGGAGCTGGCGATGGGCAGGAGGGAGAGGTCAACGGCATAGACATGGAGGAAACCTCCTCCTCTGAGCACCAGGAGAACAACCAGCCCAAGAAATCAGAGAGACCCCTGCGGGGAAAGACCAAGACTAAGCTGAGCCAGATTAAGCCTGGGGACACTTTGCCCAGGAAGACGGAGGAGGAGAGGAACACCAAAGGGTCCCGGTGGAGGGGCAGGCAGAACCGGGAGAAACGTTTCACTTTCGTGCTGGCGGTGGTGATTGGGGTCTTCGTCATCTGCTGGTTCCCATTCTTCTTCACCTACACGCTGACCGCGGTCTgcaagagctgctctgtgcctcccaCCCTCTTCAAGTTCTTCTTCTGGTTCGGTTACTGCAATAGCTCCTTGAACCCCGTCATCTACACCATTTTCAACCACGACTTCAGACGGGCCTTCAAAAGGATCCTCTGCAGGATAGAGAGGAAAAGGATCGTTTGA